The Nostoc cf. commune SO-36 genomic sequence TCTGATTGAGCGAGTATCCGAGCGAACCAAAGAACTACAGCAAGCTAAAGAGTTAGCTGAAGCTGCTAGCAAAGCAAAAAGCGTATTTTTAGCCAATGTCAGCCACGAATTACGCACACCACTAAATGCTGTCATTGGCTTGAGCCAACTACTAGAAGACGACGCTACCGATCTTGGTTTATCGGCAGACTTTATCACAGACTTAGAAACAATTAACGCTGCTGGTAAACATCTACTGCACTTGATTAACGAAATTCTCGACTTGTCAAAAATTGAAGCCGGGAAAATGACTCTCTATCCAGAGACATTCGAGATTGCAAATCTGATTCATAACATTGTCCTCACAGTCAAATCAGCGATCGAAAAAAATGCCAATGTTTTAGAAGTGCATTTTGATGAACAACTTGGAACAATGTACGCCGATCAAACTAGGATGCGGCAGGTATTATTAAACTTATTGAGCAACGCCAGTAAATTCACTACAAACGGCAAGGTGACGCTGACAGTCAAAAGAGAAAAGGATGAATTACGACTAGATGCTCCTTTGGGGATGATTACTTTTACCGTTACCGACACAGGTATCGGTATGTCTAATCGTCAACAGCAGCAGTTATTTCAACCTTTTACCCAAGGAGATACTTCGACTACGAAAAAGTATGGAGGTACGGGACTGGGATTAGCAATTAGCCGCCACTTTTGTCAGATGATGGGTGGTGAAATTATTGTCAAAAGTCAGCCAGGAGTTGGCTCTACTTTTACTATTCGTCTGCCAATGACTGTACAGGATTGAATGGGAATTGAGAATTAGGAATTGGGAATTGGGAATTGGGGAAAGACTTATTGTAAGTTTTAAACTTTTGTCCCCTTGTCCCTTTGTCCCCTTGTCCCCTTGTCCCCCTGCCCCCTCATCTCCCAAACTAAGTAATAATATTTACCCTTCCAGTATCCAAGTCGTAACGACCGCCCACAATTCTCAATTTACCTGACTCCACCTGCTCAGTTAAAAGCTTTGATTTGTGCAAACGTTCAATCTGATATTGCACATTTGCCACCACACCATTTTCAACCGCATCACCAGGCTGATCTTTGACTTTTTTCAGTGCTGGCTTAATTGCCTGAACAAAAGTACTAATATCACCAGGTAACGATTCCTTTTTTACAGCTGCGGTTACAGCCCCACAACGCTCATGACCCATCACCATCAGCAGTGGAGAGCCTAACAAGACAACGGCATATTCAATACTACCGATCGCTTCATGTGTGGCAATATTTCCGGCAATCCGAACATCAAAAATATCCCCAATGCCTTGATCAAAAACAATTTCTGCGGGTACTCGTGAATCAGCACAACTAAGAATAGTTGCAAATGGATGTTGAACTTGAGCAACTTCCTGCAACCGTAGCGCTGATTGATCGGGGTGTTGGAGGTGATGATCGATAAATCGCTGATTTCCCTCCATCAGCTTTTGTAAGGCGGCATCAGGAGTAAGAGATTGAGTGGGGGCTGGGTGTGCTTCGTCAGCTTTAGCCTGTTCTACCCGCCAGAGTAAATCACTGGCAGTTATCGCCATTCCAAATGCCCCGGTGATTCCCAACTTTAAAAAGTTACGACGTTCCATGAAATGCTTCATTGAATTTACAACTCTCTTACATCGAAGCAACACATCTGACAGAGCGAATTTCCATTACATCGGAAACGTAGCAAGTACCACCAAACTTGTTGAGAAGTGGTTTGATATTTTCTACAACACGCTTGAGTTGTTCTGGCATACAAAACGCGAGGATGTAAACATTATCAAGCATGGTCATGTCTAAATCTTCTGTCGTTCCTCGTAATCCTTTGCCAGCAACATTTCGGATTACGGCATGGCTATGTACACCAGACTTGTCTAAATTATCTAAAATTTTGGCAAGTTCAAAGGAGTTAGCAATAATTTCTATCTTTTTAACTACGTGCATATTATTAGCTCCAAAATAGGTTAATTCCGTAGAGATATAACGGAATTCCCACAATAATATTGAACGGAAATGTCACCGCTAGAGCGGTAGAAACATACAGGCTAGGATTTGCTTCTGGAACAGTCATCCGCATAGCTGCTGGGACAGCAATATAAGAAGCACTGGCACACAATACAGCGAATAATAGCGAATCTCCGCGAGGCATACCGATCAATTTGGCGATCGCTAACCCAATACCTGCATTGAGTATAGGAATTAGTATGGCAAATAAAATTAGGAAAACTCCGGTTTTTTGCAAGTCTTTAATTCTTCTCGCAGCCACCAATCCCATGTCAAGTAAAAAGAAGGTGAGAACGCCATAGAATAACCCTTGAGTAAAGGGTTCTAATACTTTCCAACCGCGTTCACCTGTCAACACACCTATAAATAGACTACCTACTAATAGAAAGACTGAACTATTAAGAAATGCTTCTTGCAAAACTTCCGGCCACGAAAGCTCTCGCTTTCCATCAACGGCGAATATGTTCACCAAAATTAGACCAACTATAATCGCTGGAGATTCCATCAGGGCTAGGGCTGCCACCATGTAACCATCAAAAGCAATGCCAAGCTCAGTTAAAAAAGCGCTAGCTGTGATGAAGGTGACGGCACTGATAGAACCGTAGGTTGCTGCGATCGCAGCCGCATCGTAAGTATCCAATTTCCACTTCAGGATAAAAAAGGTGTAAATTGGCACAATGCAAGCCATCATCATTGCTGCTGCAAGTGTGAGAATTACCTCCTGAGTTACACCGCTTTTAATTAGTTCTACCCCTCCCTTAAAACCAATGGCAAACAGCAGATACAACGAAAATAGTTTGGGAATTGGTGCAGGAATTTCTAGATCAGACTTGACAAAAACAGCAATCATGCCTAAAAAGAAAAACAGGATTGGCGGATTCAAAATATTGGATACAATTAAGCTGATATCCATATCCACCCCTTTTTGTATTGGTTAAACCTGAAATTAAAGAAATTTTTCATCTTTAAAAACTTAACGGTTGAATCGTGATGTATTGTGTATCGCTACCCGATGTCACTTGGGTACTCAAGGAGCGATCGTCCTATTGGTGACAATACTTATTCTTTAGGTGTTAAACAGTGCTGAGAACAAGAAAAGTGAGAACTTACCCAACATTTTTTGATGTTGGCTTCCCCGTCGCTGATCTTACGACAGAAAGTGTAGGGAGAACTTGCGCTCAACTTGTTTAGCGTAGAAAAAATTAACGTATTATAGGCTCAATTCATGAATTGCTCCTGCACAAATCTTGGTTAAATCCTAGTATTTTTTGATTTACAACAGTTTTGTAAATTCTGCTTGCTCAAAAGAACGGTCAGAAAAAACTTTTGTCAAGGTTATGATTCTCGCTTTGGCATTCCATAAAGATAATTTATTGACCAAGTTTCGTTAAGATATTGTAACCTGGGCAATAGCAACTCTCTATTGATGTGATGCCAGGCGTAGGCGTAGCCCGCCCTTAGACATCGCTTTTTCACATCCATGACAACAACCATCGACTTTCTCAGTCACCTTAACCCTAGCCAACGTCAAGCCGTCGAACACTACTGTGGCCCGTTGCTAGTTGTTGCTGGCGCAGGTTCCGGTAAAACACGAGCGCTAACTTATCGTATTGCGAATCTGATTCTGAAACACCGTGTTGATCCAGAAAATATCCTGGCGGTTACTTTTACCAATAAAGCCGCACGGGAGATGAAAGAACGGATTCAACGGCTGTTTGCAGAACAACTGGCAATGAAACAACACGGACAGCGATTGGATTTGTTGACAGAATACCAACAAACACAACTGCGATCGCAAGTTTACAAAAACACGATCAAAGATTTGTGGTGTGGCACTTTCCACAGTCTATTTTCTCGCATTCTCCGTTTTGATATTGAAAAATACGTAGACGAAAAAGGACGCAAGTGGAATCGTAATTTCTCTATTTTTGATGAATCAGATGTTATCAGTCTGATCAAAGAAATCGTTAATAAAGAGCTAAATTTAGACGATAAGAAGTTTGACGCTCGCTCTGTTCGCTACGCTATTAGTAACGCTAAAAACCAAGGTTTATCACCCCAAGAATTTGAGCAAGAACAACCCAATTATCGCGGAAGGGTGATTGCCCAAGTTTACAATTTATATCAAGATAAGTTAGCACAAAACAACGCTCTTGACTTTGACGATCTTATTCTTGTACCTACGAGATTATTTCAACAAAACGAGCAGGTACTGGGTTATTGGCATCGCAAGTTTCGTCATGTTCTCGTAGATGAATATCAGGATACTAACCGCACTCAGTATCAACTGATTAATTTATTAGTTACTAATGGCGAAACTAAAAAGAGTGAGTGGCAATGGGAAAATCGCTCAGTTTTCGTTGTCGGTGATGCAGACCAATCAATTTACAGCTTTCGGATGGCAGATTTCACCATCTTGCTAGGATTTCAGGAAGACTTTGGTGATGGTTTGGTAGATGATGACACCCGAACGATGGTTAAGCTAGAAGAAAACTATCGTTCTTGTGAAAACATTCTGCAAGCGGCTAATGAACTGATTGAAAATAACACCCAACGGATTGATAAAGTCCTGAAAGCGACGCGGGGGACGGGTGAGCAGATTACTTGTCACAAAGCCGATGAAGAACTTGCAGAAGCGGCATTTGTAATTAATCAAATTAGCACTTTAGAACAGCAAAATCCAGAGTTAAACTGGGGTAGTTTTGCTATACTTTATCGGACGAATGCTCAATCTCGTCCCTTTGAAGAATTGTTGGTGAAATATCAAATTCCTTACACAGTTGTGGGGGGAATGAGGTTTTACGATCGCAAAGAAATTAAAGATGTCGTTGCTTATTTAAGAGCGATAAATAACCCAGCTGATACAGTCAGTTTATTACGAGTTATTAATACTCCCCGGCGGGGAATTGGCAAAACCACTATTGACGCTTTGATGAACGCATCTCAGCAATTAGGGACAACTTTGTGGGAAATACTCAGCGATGAAACATCAGTTAATACATTAGCTGGACGGGCAACAAAAGCTGTAAATAACTTTGCCGCAATAATTAGCCGTTGGCAAGGACAAGTTGCTACGCTTCCGGTGACAGAGGTTTTGCAAGGAATATTAGAAGATTCTGGTTACGTTCAAGACTTGATGAATCAAGGCACGGATGAAGCCACAGATCGGGTACAAAACGTCCAGGAACTTTATAATGCCGCACTGCAATTTCAAGAAGAAAACGAAGAAATTTCCCTGCGAGATTTTCTGAGTAGCGCCGCCCTCAGTTCCGATTTGGATAACTTAAAAGAAGGACAGACAGCCGTTTCTTTGATGACTTTGCACGCTTCCAAAGGTTTGGAATTCCCCGTAGTGTTTTTGGTGGGATTAGAACAAGGGCTATTTCCCGGCTACCGTTCCCTAAGTGATCCCGCATCTTTGGAAGAAGAACGCCGCTTGTGTTATGTGGGGATTACTCGCGCCCAAGAAAGGTTGTATTTATCACACGCGCGGGAACGTCGTTTGTATGGTTCTCGTGAACCTGCGATGCGATCGCAATTTCTCGACGAATTACCAGAAGAATTATTATCTACCAAACGCGCAAGCCGTCAAAGTTATACCAAAAGTGCCTCTACTTCTAATGGTAAACAAGACACATCACAGAGTTGGCAAGTAGGCGATCGAGTATTACACAAAACTTTTGGGCTTGGTGAAATCACTCATGTTTTTGGAACAGGTAATAAAATGTCTGTAGCAATTAAATTTGCCAGCTTGGGGCAGAAAATTGTTGATCCAAGAGTAGCACAGTTGCAACGAGTAGAGTGATACAATCGCAGATCCCCGACTTCTTTAAGAAGTCGGGGATCTTGTTTTTTGGTTTTTCATATTTCAATTTCTTCAAAGTGTTCAACAGTAGGAAATGGCTCATAAAAATGATGCAGAAGTTTTTTCCATTCTTGATACTCAACAGAATTTCTAAATCCGATAGTATGAGATTCTAAAGTTTTCCATCTGACAAGTAATAAATATTTACCTTGGACTTCTATACATTTATGCAATTCATGGGATAAATATCCGTCCATTGAGGAAAGAATTTTAGAAGCTTTTTTGAAAGTAGCTTCAAAATCGGATTCTAGACCATGTTTAATAGGAAGTATAACTGCCTCAAGAATCATATAGTTTTGCAGTGACAATTAAGAAGCTAATATTATTTAGTATAAAGTGAATGTGATGTCTACGATAGTCTACGCCTACCTACATATTTTATTGAATCAAAAATAATTCTTGAGTAAATAGCTAATTGCCGCACAAAACGGAGTATGTTGTCCATCAACATCCGGTTTTTCATAACCTTCCGCAAGTAGTTTTATTTCTACTTCAGTTAAACCTTCAGTAGCTAGCAATGCAGCATCGATTGCTACTCTACGCATCTTTTGCAGTTTGTCAATGTCAAGTGCAAGCTTCTCAATTGTTGTTTCAGCAACAGCTTTTTTACCTGGATTATCTGTCGGTTGAATTTCACCAGAAGCAGGATATTTAAAAAAATCAGCACAGTTTATTTCCAAAGGTGAAACCATCAAATTTTCATCGTACCAATACTTTTTCTTATGTCCGCAATGCACGGGAACAGTAGGAGGTTCTTCTCTTTCTCCTTGACATGAAGCGAGGAGATTTGTGTACTCCAGTGCCAGATTGAGATAAGTACTACGAGGTTTGAGGTGTTCTATGTGGCTAGTTTTTCTAGTGATACGCATTCCACAATAGCAACAGATATATCCCTGTTCCTTCAGTAAAGCATCATGTACAACAGGTTTTTCTGGTGTTTGAAAATTATCATCCCAGCTAGGTTTCCAATCATCATTTTCTAGAGCCTTCCAGTTGGTAAATTTTTCTGGTTCTTGACTCTTTTTGATGTGCTTCATCGGTTGAGAATTTCCTTCCGCCGAATGAGTACATCCGCTTTGACAAACTCTGGCTCATCTGCTCCAATTTCAATAGTCAATTTTTGACGTAATTGCCTAGCACCTTCAATATTTCCAGCATCAATTAGTCGAAAAAGTTCTAAAAGACTTTGCTTAATTTCTTGCGGACGTTCTGGAACACCCATGAGGTCTTCTAAGATCCGATTGCTATCTCTCCCAAAGGAACTTTCTGGCCTTTTAGCAACAACACCTTGGTCTGTTTTTTCTAGAATGTAAATTCCTTCCGGTTTGACTTGGC encodes the following:
- a CDS encoding retron system putative HNH endonuclease encodes the protein MKHIKKSQEPEKFTNWKALENDDWKPSWDDNFQTPEKPVVHDALLKEQGYICCYCGMRITRKTSHIEHLKPRSTYLNLALEYTNLLASCQGEREEPPTVPVHCGHKKKYWYDENLMVSPLEINCADFFKYPASGEIQPTDNPGKKAVAETTIEKLALDIDKLQKMRRVAIDAALLATEGLTEVEIKLLAEGYEKPDVDGQHTPFCAAISYLLKNYF
- a CDS encoding carbonic anhydrase, whose amino-acid sequence is MERRNFLKLGITGAFGMAITASDLLWRVEQAKADEAHPAPTQSLTPDAALQKLMEGNQRFIDHHLQHPDQSALRLQEVAQVQHPFATILSCADSRVPAEIVFDQGIGDIFDVRIAGNIATHEAIGSIEYAVVLLGSPLLMVMGHERCGAVTAAVKKESLPGDISTFVQAIKPALKKVKDQPGDAVENGVVANVQYQIERLHKSKLLTEQVESGKLRIVGGRYDLDTGRVNIIT
- the pcrA gene encoding DNA helicase PcrA: MTTTIDFLSHLNPSQRQAVEHYCGPLLVVAGAGSGKTRALTYRIANLILKHRVDPENILAVTFTNKAAREMKERIQRLFAEQLAMKQHGQRLDLLTEYQQTQLRSQVYKNTIKDLWCGTFHSLFSRILRFDIEKYVDEKGRKWNRNFSIFDESDVISLIKEIVNKELNLDDKKFDARSVRYAISNAKNQGLSPQEFEQEQPNYRGRVIAQVYNLYQDKLAQNNALDFDDLILVPTRLFQQNEQVLGYWHRKFRHVLVDEYQDTNRTQYQLINLLVTNGETKKSEWQWENRSVFVVGDADQSIYSFRMADFTILLGFQEDFGDGLVDDDTRTMVKLEENYRSCENILQAANELIENNTQRIDKVLKATRGTGEQITCHKADEELAEAAFVINQISTLEQQNPELNWGSFAILYRTNAQSRPFEELLVKYQIPYTVVGGMRFYDRKEIKDVVAYLRAINNPADTVSLLRVINTPRRGIGKTTIDALMNASQQLGTTLWEILSDETSVNTLAGRATKAVNNFAAIISRWQGQVATLPVTEVLQGILEDSGYVQDLMNQGTDEATDRVQNVQELYNAALQFQEENEEISLRDFLSSAALSSDLDNLKEGQTAVSLMTLHASKGLEFPVVFLVGLEQGLFPGYRSLSDPASLEEERRLCYVGITRAQERLYLSHARERRLYGSREPAMRSQFLDELPEELLSTKRASRQSYTKSASTSNGKQDTSQSWQVGDRVLHKTFGLGEITHVFGTGNKMSVAIKFASLGQKIVDPRVAQLQRVE
- a CDS encoding sodium-dependent bicarbonate transport family permease, coding for MDISLIVSNILNPPILFFFLGMIAVFVKSDLEIPAPIPKLFSLYLLFAIGFKGGVELIKSGVTQEVILTLAAAMMMACIVPIYTFFILKWKLDTYDAAAIAATYGSISAVTFITASAFLTELGIAFDGYMVAALALMESPAIIVGLILVNIFAVDGKRELSWPEVLQEAFLNSSVFLLVGSLFIGVLTGERGWKVLEPFTQGLFYGVLTFFLLDMGLVAARRIKDLQKTGVFLILFAILIPILNAGIGLAIAKLIGMPRGDSLLFAVLCASASYIAVPAAMRMTVPEANPSLYVSTALAVTFPFNIIVGIPLYLYGINLFWS
- a CDS encoding antibiotic biosynthesis monooxygenase family protein, translated to MILEAVILPIKHGLESDFEATFKKASKILSSMDGYLSHELHKCIEVQGKYLLLVRWKTLESHTIGFRNSVEYQEWKKLLHHFYEPFPTVEHFEEIEI
- a CDS encoding P-II family nitrogen regulator; its protein translation is MHVVKKIEIIANSFELAKILDNLDKSGVHSHAVIRNVAGKGLRGTTEDLDMTMLDNVYILAFCMPEQLKRVVENIKPLLNKFGGTCYVSDVMEIRSVRCVASM